A single genomic interval of Pyruvatibacter sp. HU-CL02332 harbors:
- a CDS encoding cation:proton antiporter has protein sequence MEALAGLFVVFVLARLFGEGAERVGQPAAVGELLAGLLIGLALAAAVSLNGGPTGLATYVHLDSELIHLVAEAGIFFLLLSAGIDMKPTQIAAHSTTSFLVAAGGAVVPLVAGTWLAWTFLPDTDMRAVQAAFVGVALAITAIPTTVRVLAEMGLLSTQLGQTMVAAAIFDDVIGLVLLAVITALIATGEVPGVVEFAVMLLKAAAFFVVTGLLGAHVYPRISRQLHVLQIASAEFAILMGVALGYGVLAEVLGMHWIIGVFMAGLFFEPDRVGPRAYAEMKILTGGITAGFLGPVFFASIGLAVDLTAVVQTPVFLAALIGVAIAGKLVGAGVPARLRGFRAREAAAIGMGMSSRGAVELVVISIAVEHGLFAIGATDRVVAAMPSALVLMAIATTLIAPIALGVLLNPRKR, from the coding sequence ATGGAAGCGCTCGCCGGGCTGTTTGTGGTCTTCGTGCTGGCCCGTCTGTTTGGTGAAGGTGCCGAACGGGTGGGGCAACCGGCGGCTGTGGGAGAATTGCTGGCGGGGCTGTTGATCGGTCTGGCGCTGGCGGCAGCCGTGTCGCTGAATGGCGGGCCCACGGGCCTTGCAACCTATGTGCATCTTGACTCAGAGCTGATTCATCTTGTGGCGGAAGCGGGGATCTTCTTCCTGCTTCTGTCGGCGGGCATCGACATGAAGCCCACGCAAATTGCAGCGCACAGCACGACATCGTTTCTGGTGGCGGCAGGTGGTGCCGTTGTGCCGCTGGTCGCGGGGACGTGGCTGGCCTGGACCTTTTTGCCGGACACGGACATGCGGGCGGTGCAGGCAGCCTTTGTGGGCGTAGCACTGGCCATCACGGCCATTCCCACCACGGTTCGGGTGCTCGCTGAAATGGGGCTGCTGTCGACCCAGCTGGGGCAGACCATGGTGGCGGCGGCAATCTTTGATGATGTCATCGGCCTGGTGCTGCTGGCGGTCATCACCGCGTTGATTGCAACGGGTGAGGTGCCTGGTGTTGTTGAGTTCGCCGTGATGCTGCTCAAGGCGGCGGCGTTCTTTGTGGTCACGGGGCTGCTGGGTGCGCATGTCTATCCGCGGATTTCGCGGCAGCTGCATGTGCTGCAGATCGCGTCTGCTGAGTTTGCCATCCTCATGGGTGTGGCGCTGGGCTATGGGGTGCTGGCGGAAGTGCTGGGCATGCACTGGATCATTGGCGTGTTCATGGCCGGCCTGTTCTTCGAGCCGGACCGTGTCGGACCGCGGGCCTATGCAGAAATGAAAATTCTTACCGGCGGTATCACGGCAGGGTTTCTGGGGCCGGTGTTCTTTGCGTCCATCGGGCTGGCGGTAGACCTCACAGCAGTGGTTCAGACGCCGGTCTTTCTGGCAGCGCTCATCGGTGTGGCGATTGCCGGCAAGCTGGTGGGCGCAGGCGTGCCTGCGCGATTACGTGGGTTTCGTGCGCGCGAAGCGGCTGCCATCGGCATGGGCATGAGTTCGCGCGGTGCGGTGGAACTTGTGGTGATATCCATTGCGGTGGAGCACGGGCTGTTTGCCATAGGCGCCACAGACCGGGTGGTTGCGGCGATGCCGTCGGCTCTGGTGCTGATGGCGATTGCGACGACGCTGATCGCGCCAATTGCGCTGGGCGTGCTGCTGAATCCTCGAAAACGCTAG